The following are from one region of the Arachis duranensis cultivar V14167 chromosome 10, aradu.V14167.gnm2.J7QH, whole genome shotgun sequence genome:
- the LOC110276602 gene encoding protein SCAR2-like: MAPLGIEVGQPNDSLLPSKGGTALPLDKSFQTLEFDNKMPNGKPKNKVVRPESPILDIAAALDRSKLRKVSEQVISPKPPKLDERDSLLEQIRSKSFNLRPAAATRPIMQGPKTNLRVASILEKAN; encoded by the exons ATGGCACCACTAGGCATAGAAGTTGGGCAGCCCAATGACAGTTTGTTGCCTTCAAAAGGGGGAACAGCATTGCCATTGGATAAATCTTTCCAAACACTAGAGTTTGATAATAAAATGCCAAATGGAAAGCCGAAGAATAAGGTTGTTCGTCCTGAGAGTCCTATACTTGATATTGCTGCTGCTCTTGACAGAAGCAAG CTGAGAAAAGTTTCAGAACAGGTTATTTCTCCAAAACCACCCAAGTTAGATGAAAGAGATTCATTGTTAGAGCAAATAAGATCAAAG TCCTTCAACTTGAGACCTGCTGCAGCTACACGACCCATCATGCAGGGTCCAAAAACAAATTTGAGGGTTGCTTCCATCTTGGAGAAAGCAAATTGA